Proteins from a single region of Hydra vulgaris chromosome 12, alternate assembly HydraT2T_AEP:
- the LOC136088293 gene encoding uncharacterized protein LOC136088293: MEKCDIGKSLKIHCHKTGFSRKQGFVQFKDLPCEKQEEIIWRANLKEKYSSIRIICCYHEQFYGKYFERKITKCCNPFGTHKESKKIAIKGNIKISIDMANYLQKNNVYVTPGWKLCSKCYKKAIETDEDLNSQEEWESKSEKKIKLDTTIELLGISPVKLKSLSKHSKLPVAKQKFENTIDRVAKMVSLAYNIKETFLTTEIKSPILNNNINNDHDLDILMYEIKNKISETDSYCHKVQMLTLAPKSWTRKKISSYFEVSEYLVRTARKVKNENGILSLPGKKTGNPLSPETVNLVINFYQSDEFSRMMPGKKDYVSIKKNQHVQKRLLLLNLNELHVAFKKDYPNVKVSLSKFCTLKPKWCITTNASGTHNVCVCIHHQNTKFLIDAIRWNKSYKDFMAFIVCSLENAECMLHRCNQCPGIEVLKSFLVQEFMDHEHEQDVVFKQWQSTDRTTLLSQSLPLDEFNDLLCDSIDNLTTHSYIAKTQKNKLLKHKSFCYLSEDVDHDTGFIYKTQEDITRYIKENLPDVSSVKYFSDGCAAQFKNFKNFINLCHHSKNFDLNAEWVFFATSHGKSPCDGIGGTVKRVICQESLKQITTGQILDVNLTYSFCKAKINGIYFKLFSKEEIDQTRAQLEKRYSGGRTVPGTRMYHHFIPIAPNTVSYKKISTDACTEIFDIIPKSKHYVDISLNIKKMDYIACFNDGFWWVGIADDVSELDIKVRFMHPHGPALDAPAQLNISDESKKLVLIWKKPDSPVSILKYKVTFFFITSFNKKNQMFT, from the exons atggaGAAATGTGACATTGGAAAAAGTCTTAAAATTCATTGCCACAAAACTGGATTTTCAAGAAAACAAggttttgttcaatttaaagatCTTCCTTGtgaaaaacaagaagaaataatatggcgagcaaatttaaaggaaaaatatagttcaataagaATTATATGTTGTTATCATGAGCAAttctatggaaaatattttgagagaaaaattacaaagtgTTGCAATCCTTTTGGAACACAcaaggaaagtaaaaaaattgctataaaag gtaaTATAAAGATTTCCATAGACATGgcaaactatttgcaaaaaaataatgtttatgtaaCCCCAGGTTGGAAATTATGcagtaaatgttacaaaaaagcaatagaaactgatgaagatttaaattcaCAGGAGGAATGGGAATCcaaaagtgagaaaaaaattaagttagataCCACTATAGAATTGCTTGGAATTTCACCAGTCAAactaaaaagtctttcaaaacacAGCAAATTGCCTgtagcaaaacaaaagtttgagaaCACTATTGACAGAGTTGCAAAAATGGTCTCATTagcatataatattaaagaaacttttttaacaacagaaataaaaagccccattttaaacaacaacattaacaatgACCATGATCTAGACATTTTaatgtatgaaataaaaaataaaatttcagagaCTGACTCTTATTGCCATAAGGTGCAAATGTTAACACTCGCACCAAAATCATGGACACGTAAAAAGATATCAAGCTACTTTGAAGTGTCTGAGTATCTTGTTCGAAcagcaagaaaagttaaaaatgagaaTGGAATTCTATCATTACCCGgaaaaaaaactggaaaccCACTTTCACCAGAAACAGTTAATTTAGtgattaacttttatcaaagtgatgaattttcaagaatgatgccaggaaaaaaagattatgtaagtattaagaaaaaccaacatgttcaaaaaagattattgctaCTCAATCTTAATGAATTAcatgttgcatttaaaaaagactacCCTAACGTCAAAGTcagtttgtcaaaattttgtaCTCTTAAacctaaatggtgtattacaACTAATGCGTCAGGTACCCACAATGTATGTGTTTGCATACATcaccaaaatacaaaatttctcaTTGATGCCATTAGgtggaataaaagttataaagatttcATGGCATTCATTGTTTGCTCTCTTGAAAATGCAGAATGTATGTTGCATCGATGTAACCAATGCCCTGGTATTGaagtgttaaaaagttttttagtgcaGGAGTTTATGGACCATGAGCATGAACAAGATGTAGTATTTAAGCAATGGCAGAGTACCGATCGTACAACACTACTTTCACAGTCATTGCCACTAGatgaatttaatgatttattatgtGACAGCATTGACAACCTTACCACTCATTCATATATTGCAAAAACACAAA agaaCAAACTTCtcaaacataaatctttttgttacctTTCAGAAGATGTTGATCATGACACAGGATTTATTTACAAGACTCAGGAAGATATAACtagatatatcaaagaaaatctacCTGATGTATCAAGTGTGAAATACTTTTCCGATGGTTGTGcagcacaatttaaaaattttaaaaattttatcaatctttGTCATCACagtaaaaactttgatttaaatgctgaatgggtattttttgcTACCAGTCATGGTAAATCCCCctgtgatggtattggtgggACTGTTAAAAGAGTAATATGTCAAGAAagtctaaaacaaataactactgGGCAGATTTTAGATGTTAATTTAACGTACTCCTTTTGTAAAGCCAAGataaatggaatttattttaagttattttcaaaagaagaaaTTGATCAAACACGAgcacaattagaaaaaagatattcagGTGGAAGAACAGTTCCTGGCACAAGGATGTATCATCATTTTATTCCAATTGCTCCAAACACtgtaagttataaaaaaataagtactgATGCATGCACtgaaatatttgatatcattccaaaaagcaaacattatgtagatatttcattaaatattaaaaaaatggattatattGCATGTTTTAATGATGGATTTTGGTGGGTAGGGATTGCTGACGATGTAAGTGAGCTTGATATAAAAGTCAGATTCATGCATCCACATGGACCag